The Abyssisolibacter fermentans genome has a segment encoding these proteins:
- a CDS encoding MFS transporter → MFKLNEVEKSWAFYDWANSAYTMTVTSTIMPLYFKSTFINSGGSAALSTAYWGYANSIATLIIALLAPILGTIADYRGFKKKFFTVFFVLGFIMTSTLAFIPESYWSILLGCYILTALGFSGANIFYDAFLVDVTTKDRMDKVSTYGYAIGYIGSTIPFIICMAIVILAQINKIPVSVAVACKISFILTAIWWGIFTIPMFKRVKQVHGIDKETHIIRNSFVRLYKTFKNIKKHKKLFMFLLAYFFYIDGVSTIIKMATSYGADLGVSSSNLLIILLVTQFVAFPSAILYGKLAEKFKALTMLYVGIIIYTIICIYAYFLNSTLDFWILAMLVGSSQGGVQALSRSYFAKIVPKNNANEFFGFYNIFGKFAAIMGPALLGFITQMTGKTNYGVFSIILLFIIGGILLRRVPKEV, encoded by the coding sequence ATGTTTAAATTAAATGAAGTGGAAAAAAGTTGGGCTTTTTATGATTGGGCAAATTCAGCTTATACAATGACAGTTACATCTACTATAATGCCACTATATTTTAAATCGACCTTCATAAATAGTGGAGGAAGTGCAGCACTATCAACTGCTTATTGGGGTTATGCTAATTCAATAGCTACTCTCATAATTGCACTATTAGCTCCTATATTGGGAACAATAGCAGATTATAGGGGTTTCAAGAAAAAATTCTTTACTGTCTTTTTTGTATTAGGATTTATAATGACAAGTACATTAGCATTTATTCCTGAAAGCTACTGGTCAATATTGCTCGGGTGTTATATATTAACTGCATTAGGTTTTTCTGGAGCAAATATATTTTATGATGCATTTTTAGTAGATGTAACAACAAAAGATAGGATGGATAAGGTATCAACCTATGGATATGCCATTGGATATATAGGAAGCACTATTCCTTTCATTATATGTATGGCGATTGTTATATTAGCTCAGATTAATAAAATTCCTGTTTCAGTTGCAGTAGCATGTAAAATTTCATTCATATTAACAGCAATTTGGTGGGGAATTTTTACTATTCCAATGTTTAAAAGAGTTAAACAGGTACATGGAATAGATAAAGAGACACATATAATAAGAAATAGCTTTGTAAGATTATACAAGACTTTTAAAAATATAAAAAAGCATAAAAAATTGTTTATGTTTTTATTAGCTTATTTTTTCTATATTGATGGAGTTTCTACAATTATTAAAATGGCAACTTCATATGGAGCAGATTTAGGCGTAAGTTCATCAAATTTACTTATTATTTTATTAGTAACTCAATTTGTAGCCTTTCCTTCAGCAATTTTATACGGGAAGCTTGCAGAAAAATTTAAAGCTTTGACTATGTTATATGTTGGAATAATAATATATACAATTATATGTATTTATGCTTATTTCTTAAATAGTACATTAGATTTTTGGATTCTTGCAATGCTAGTTGGTAGTTCTCAAGGTGGAGTTCAAGCTTTGAGTCGTTCATATTTTGCCAAGATAGTTCCTAAAAATAATGCAAATGAATTCTTTGGATTTTACAACATATTTGGAAAATTTGCAGCTATCATGGGTCCAGCATTGTTAGGTTTTATAACTCAAATGACTGGTAAAACGAACTATGGCG